The segment ggtgttgataaAGCTCAAGAGTCAAGACCTAGTAGGAACAAGAAAACTGAAGATGAAATGTGATGCCGGTCAAAGAGCATGTAAACTGGAAATGACTAATACGTTGAATCTGCTCTAGATGGCTATGTATGAGCCAACGCTAGTACATCACATTCAGAGTAAAATAAGAACATCGTGTATAATCCGTCCCATCCATACAATGATACATCACATCATACATGCATAATGGTATGTGTGCATTACCTTGCAGCCTAACGTAAACCATGTATGTTAAACCCTGCAACAGCCTCACGTGAGAGAAAAAGAACAAGGCGTAGCCAAGGACAACTTGCCGGAGAACAGGCAGGCTTGTAACAGGGTGCATATGCTGCCTTGTAACATATGCATGCACATATCCGGCAAGTCATCCTTGGCTGCATTCTGCTCTCTTTCTCATTTCACGTAGGGCCATTGACAGTCACAACAAGCACTAAACTAAACATCTCTAGGGTGTGCACCACAAGAAAGCCAATGTATGTATGGCTTGCTGAGGCTTAGTGATCTATATGAGCCTGCTACTTGATACATGTGAGGCTCAGTGATCTATATGAAACGATGCTTGTGTTCTGTATGACTTGCTGAGAGGCTTCTATCTTGCTATATATAGACTTCCAAAAGTATTTGATGGAGATCTGATTTCCTCTTTTGTCATGAACTTTGTCAAAATAGATgcctttttatattttattgagATGTTAGGTCTGATATGGCTAGATATTTTGACAATTTACACAGATCAGTGAAGTTTACTTGTTAATGCACAACAGCACTAGATACCTATATCATCATGCTATAGGTATGCACAACAGCACTAGTTAATTTCACTTCAATTTTCTCCAGGTGGTTATTTCTGTAGGTTTTGAAGTTATTTCTTGTAATCATATCTGAAGGTACAGGAAAGGTTAAGAGGAATTTAGGACTAATTGAGTTGAGTTTTTATTATGCCTAAAGTTAATAGTGATTTGTAATTACATGAAACGCAAAAGCATTTGCAATAatgtaaaaaaataattttaaatagtttataaATACTACTAGTAGGGAGTAGGAAGCCAGTACAAGCAAATAATAGTAAATTTTAACAATATATCAGAAACGTCTACCTGTCTACCTCTTATCACATTTTCAAACCGAAAGAATAGGCAGCACTATAGTAAGATTTTCTTGACCGAAAGCTGTATACTAAGATTTGATGCTCCCCTCCTTCCAATGCGTGTCGTGTCCTGATTTGTCAATAGTTTGTGGTAGTTATCCCTATTTTTTCTGTCACTGATTTATGATTCATGATTGGGTATTTATGTCACCAAGCGATTGGTTGAGTGGCTATGAGAGTTTATATCCTTTTCcctttccaaattttgaattaaAATCTGTCTCCTGGAGAGAACATTCCTTCATCCCTGGATCCACCATCCATGATGTGGTGGGGGAAATCATTACAGGTAGCCTTTGACTTGCTCTTTAAATTTTGGTGCTGACCATTGATGTTATTTTGATTTTACCAAATTTGCATGTAGGTATGACTTTAGAggatataatatgatatgcaaGATGCCTTTGACCTAATTCAGACAAGAGAAGGCATAGCATTGCCATGAATCATTACAGGTTGTCAAATAATGGAAGGTATGGTACTTGCAAGATGCCCCATTAGATTGTAATTGGACCACATGACCAGAACAAATTCTGTGTCCTAGAATGGCAATTTGACACGTCTGAGCAATGCCATACCTTTTTTCTTTCAAGGAGAGGGACAGGGAGGGAGAAAGAGAATAATATTATCATGTCCTTTTGCTGGGGAAAAAGGTGCTGTGGCTGGTGGCCCTTGGTTTCTGAAGAGGCAATTAACTTTCCTTTTGAGAATTTTATTCGGTCAACCCTTTTTGTATGGTTCCTGTCATTCTCATTTTTCTATTACCCTCATGAGTTTTTAGGTCTTAGGAAGTGTTCTGAATTACATTCTTGAAGTACACTAAATACAGGGAAATGATGATCTGTCTACAAATGTTCCTGTTCTATGAAACATCATAACATACGAAATCCTCATTTTTCAGTTTTCCAGATGCCTGGAACTTTTATGAGATGTATGTAGAAGTGACAATGCCTGAAGGTTTAGAATCACAGAAGAATCTCACTAGTTATGCATTTTACCATCATGATGTACATGTACAGTTGTAGTCCCAGCAAAAAGTAGTGAATACATGCTTCAATCTACTAGAGGTAGTGCTGCAAACCTACTACATGACTTGTACTGGATTGAACATTCCTATGTATTAATAATGGTTTTGAAACAAAATGTATCGCCCTTTGTTGTAAACATAACTGTCTCACCTGACCTGGAAAGGGACCTAAGTATCATTCCTTCTTCACACATTTATTCAGGACGATTGATTTTACTTCTAAAGTTTGCATTTGCAGCTTTGTACTGTACAAAGACAGTTCATTTTCTACTTGAAACTATACAGGTGCCTTGTTTGACATTACCCTATCTGCCAAGGCAGCTGCCAGTAAATGGTACTTTCCCACTGGAGACGTACTACACACATAGTTACATCAAAAGAGTGATGCATCCTATAAAGCTTCTATGGAAATATGGTTCAAGGGAATTTGTGCCAGAAGCTCTGCTCAAGCCACCAGTTATTTGAGTTGATGAACTACTGTTGTTGTTTTTTGGGTGAAGCAAGCTTTGAACCTGATCAATGGCTTGAAGCTCAAGGCCAAATGTCTGCCGCGCAACTGGTCACCTCGTTGGACTTTCGATTATCCAGATTCTCTAGGCTTGCAGTGCTTTGTACTGGTGAGTTTTGTACTTGTGGAGCTGTGGTTGGACCTCTGAACGCATCACTCCCAAGTAAATCCAAACCTGTGGTTGTGAGCATATTCAAAGCTTGGCACATCTTTCTTGAGTTCAGATATGGTGCCAGGCCAAGATCGCCTAGGCCACAGGATATAGCACTTCTCGCTACCATATCCTCTGCCATCTTTACCTGCAAATTCAAATGGATTGGTTAGACTGTTAGAAAGAGTTGCAACTTTTGTGATCATTCAGTGGGCTGTGGCAGCTGTTTCTGTGAGAAGCGAACTGCTCACCTTGACTCTTAATGCTTCTACATCGGACTTGAGGATTCTGTTGTCTGTGACTGCAGTACTGAACTGCTGGTTGGCTTCTGAAAGTCGCTGGAACAGAGTTGCATTTTCACCTTTAAGTCGTTCAACCTGATTATGAGGGAACATATCAGTGTGCATCCCATAAACTCACAGCATGCATCCTTGGTTGGAAGTCATTCCTGGCCAAGTGGTTATGGTATACCTGTGACTCAAGTTCTGACAATTGTGCCTGCTTTCTCCGCCTAGACCGTCGCGCAGACTCCCTGTTGGACACCATCCTGAAATTTACAAGAACAATGCATCCACAACATAAGCTCTCTGTTCAGACATTTGTTGGAAACTTGCATGATTTCGCCGCAGGCTTGATCTATTCGTACCTTCTTATTCGCTTTGTTTCTACAGATTTGTTGCCTCGCTCATATGGAACTCCCTCTACCTCGTAGAGTGATTCGCTGTCGGAGTCTGACTCGCTTTCAAGAGCATGATTCGCTGAGGTGGTTGCCTCGAGGCTGGCTGTGACCAGGACAACGCGACAGGTGAGCAATCCTTGCCATGAGCCTAATTGGATGTTTTTTAGAATTCTGCATAATTCGGATGTGACCATACTCTAAATCGATTCAACTAGCTGTTAACATACATTCAAATAGGCCTTTTAGCAGGCAAGAATTTCCCTAGAATTTTGGACAGATGAAAACACTgagtccttgtttagttggtgaaaaaatttgggtttgacaactatagcacttttgtttgtatttgacaattattatctaatcatgaactaactaggctcaaaagattcgtctcgcaaattacaggcaaactatgcaattagttattttttatctatatttaatgctccatgcatgcgttcaaagattcgatgtgacgggaaatcatgaaaaattttggcaattttttgggaactaaacaaggctcccACAGGATTCATGTGCAAACTGTAATAAATGGTTGATGGTTGTGGTTCACATATCCAATCAACAGTTATTCACAATTAGTCTACCATTTGTACAGAGATCACATCATCTGATGATGGTATAGTTGAATTCCAGTTTGTATAGATTGCAGGAGCAGGGCTGTATGTTCCTTACCGGAGATGGACGCTGTCCGCGACATGACTGGGTTCGGCGTGCGGACGCTCCCATACCACCAACTGCTGTCATCCATGGTGTTCTGCTCGTGCACAAACATATCTTTCGTTAACGATGAAACCACAGGCAAGCGCAGCGAACTCTACCTATCTTCTTTGTAAGCAGCAGAGATGCATTTCCAGTTGCAACAGCTGCTGCAACCGCAATCAATCACATTGCTCGTGGCTGGCAGTGCTCACCGATTCGGCGAAACCGACGCCGGGCGAGAACACCACGGCGCTCCCTCCGGGCTCGCCTGGTCCGCCGCACCCGTGATTGCTacgcccggcggcggcggcgcgggcgtcgtcgtcgccgctctCCCTGATGAACGCCTCCAGCTCCAGCTCCGACGCGCACTTCTTCATCCctccctgcctgcctgcctgcctgccgggCGTGCCGCGACAGTTGACGCCGACCGCACCTGCGCCTCCCGTCCCGTCCCCGTCCCGGCGTGGTGGTGTCGCTCGCcggcgtgccgtgccgtgcggtGCCGATGGTTTTTGAAGGAGCGGGTGGAGGCGCGGACAGAAATCCGGTGGTACGTGGAAAGGTTAGTTGGGTGTGCTGGGGGGGGATAAACCGCCTCGTCAAATGGATGGTGACGCCGGATGACTCGGATCCGCGTCGGCCTTGGCGAGGCAACGACGCCGATGCCCTGGGGCACGCGCGCGCAGCCGTGGTCACCGACAGGCGGGTCCCGCTTCCGGTGGGCCGTGGCTGTCACGGTACGTGGGGTCGGGTTGGACGAGGTGGCGACCCCGACCAGCGCGTATCTCGCGATGAAAGCGAGCGAGGGAGGGAGGCAGGCACGGGGCTCGGGATCCGTCCGCCTCGTGGGCCGTGTGGATGGGGCGGGGCGGGCCCCGCGGCCAGGGCGCCGCGTCCGCGCGGCCACACGATGCGCGCGGGCCTGGTGTGGTGAGTGGGCGATGATGTGGCGCGGGATGACCCGGGGCGGGGGGGCAAGCGACGGAGACGCACTCGTGGAGCTGCGTCGGACGGGACAGCGGCTGCCGCCTGCCGGGCTTTTCGAAGCGATCCTGCGCCAGCGGCGTGACTGGGTGCGTGAGGAATTGGGGGGGTTCGGTGGTCGGCAACGAGGTAAAAAGATCCTGGTGAACTTGTTGTGATCTTCTGGTAGTCCGGCTCCGGCTCTGCTTTTCCGAAAGGCGGTGGTGGCTGGATTGTTTTCGTTATCCCGGGAGGGTGATCGGATCAGATCAGGGTTTACCGACCTACTACTTGATGGGCGATGTATGTTCAGTGGCAGTCAAGCCGTGGCCATTAGCAACAAGAAAAGCACGGGTGACACGCCATATAGGACGGGAGGTCGGTcggttggttggttggttgcGTATCGATATCGTGCAAAATTCGAATGCTTCCGGTAGTACGTACAGTAGTAGTTAGGATACTTCCATATGCTAAAAAAAAGGGTACAGATAGAGTCGTGTGTTTGCGTATATAGTTGACCCCCGGGGGATGTAGGATCTCGTTTGTCGACGGAAATTGGAAGAGACTTGTAGCTGTAAGCAATCTATAAGGAAAATATATTCTCAGTTTCGTGTCCAAAGAAATGTTGTACGGTATTACTTTATATGCAGTGTTACGTCTTCAGATATTGTGTTATCGGGTTTCCACATTTTGTTCGGTATATGCGCCACGCGCAGCCAAGCTGGGCCGTGGGCTCTGCTCACCGCTCGGCCGAGCTGGTCGCCGGCCTCCTGTGTCCTCGGCGAAATGTTCGACGGGTTGGGCCAGGATGGGCTTAAGTAGAAACCTTCAAGGCTTCAACTAGATTCAGAGGGGCCTCTCAAAATGCAAAtgctgcagcagcagccagcaggccAGCAGCGGAGCACTCGGGAATTCCGTGTCACGCGCACGATTTCTGACTGACCAGCAAAACTGGAAATCTAAACTTCCAGGTTATATAACCATTTTTATACGGTACAGATTCAGTGTCAAGATTCTTATTCATGGAGGGGGTGTCGTGCACATTCCGCCGGACAGGAGCACCGACAGTGAGACCATGAGAGAAAATCAAAGGTAGAACACCGACAGCTAGAGTGTGGTTTTCTTCCATAGCCTAAACGTTTGGCTGTTTGGCTTTTGTTTGGCCATGTTGCCCTTCCTTTGTTGGCACTTAAACTCTGAACTTGAACTGCATTACTGTTAGCTTTATGGCAATAAAGCTGGGGAAaccttttcttaaaaaaaacaccgacagttttaTCGAACTGCAAAGTGGCACATTGTCACAAGAGCCAGCTGCTTTATTCATGgaaaacaattttttttcttgttctGCTAGCACTTTTTCCATACCACCTGCAACAACAATGCTTATACGGAGTATATAATAATAACACAAATAAAAACCAAAGGGCCTTATTCTCCTATACCACGGCAATAACTCCCCTTTTTGTTCAACAAAATTTAACACTCAATTTACACACGCTGGAAATGGTCCGACAAGCTTGCACTTGCACACCCCGACGATCTATCTCCGGCCGTCACGCACGTGTCAACGACGCCGGCCTCGCCTCTCACAAacgttgtatgccaccgacCACCATGGTACTTGGCCATCGTCACATGACACGCACACAGCGTTTGCACCGAAACCACACTGTGTTTGCCTCTATTCGGAGTGCGACGGCGGCTCGCCTgaccgcgccggcggcggctctCCGTCGCTCAGGAACGACGAGGCGGTGCTGCTGTCGTCGCCGGCGTCGCGCTCCCGGAGCTCCTCGATGCGCGCGAGCGCCTCCTCGAGGCCCCAGCGGCGGCTCACGTCGGGCTCGCAGCAGCCGAGCCCGACCTGGAGCAGCTTCACCATCTGGCCCTCGCCGCTCCGCGTCCCGCGCATGTCGTTGTCGAACACCTCGCCGGTCCACTCCTCCCGCACCACGGAGTTGACCCACCCGGCGAGGTCGGTGCCGGCGCGGCCCTGCCGGAGGTAGTTGGCGGGGAACTTGCCCGTCAGCACCTCCAGGATGAGGATGCCCAGGCTCCACACGTCGCTCTTCCGGCCGGGCCGCCCGCCCTGCGCCGCCGCGCACTCGGGGGACTTGTACGCCACCATCACCTGCGCCGCGTGCTGCGGCGTCACCAGGGGCGCCAGCGCGTAGTCGCTCAGCAGCGGCTCGCAGGTGGCGTCCAGCAGGACGTTGGAGGACTTGAGGTGCCCGTGCGGCACCATCAGCAT is part of the Sorghum bicolor cultivar BTx623 chromosome 10, Sorghum_bicolor_NCBIv3, whole genome shotgun sequence genome and harbors:
- the LOC8069381 gene encoding basic leucine zipper 9 isoform X2, producing the protein MKKCASELELEAFIRESGDDDARAAAAGRSNHGCGGPGEPGGSAVVFSPGVGFAESNTMDDSSWWYGSVRTPNPVMSRTASISASLEATTSANHALESESDSDSESLYEVEGVPYERGNKSVETKRIRRMVSNRESARRSRRRKQAQLSELESQVERLKGENATLFQRLSEANQQFSTAVTDNRILKSDVEALRVKVKMAEDMVARSAISCGLGDLGLAPYLNSRKMCQALNMLTTTGLDLLGSDAFRGPTTAPQVQNSPVQSTASLENLDNRKSNEVTSCAADIWP
- the LOC8069381 gene encoding basic leucine zipper 9 isoform X1 is translated as MKKCASELELEAFIRESGDDDARAAAAGRSNHGCGGPGEPGGSAVVFSPGVGFAESNTMDDSSWWYGSVRTPNPVMSRTASISGSWQGLLTCRVVLVTASLEATTSANHALESESDSDSESLYEVEGVPYERGNKSVETKRIRRMVSNRESARRSRRRKQAQLSELESQVERLKGENATLFQRLSEANQQFSTAVTDNRILKSDVEALRVKVKMAEDMVARSAISCGLGDLGLAPYLNSRKMCQALNMLTTTGLDLLGSDAFRGPTTAPQVQNSPVQSTASLENLDNRKSNEVTSCAADIWP